Proteins encoded within one genomic window of Arachis ipaensis cultivar K30076 chromosome B08, Araip1.1, whole genome shotgun sequence:
- the LOC107612196 gene encoding GDSL esterase/lipase At2g04570-like isoform X2, with protein sequence MEVPRKKLQRTPILSIFLLLSLITRATANKVPAIIVFGDSSVDAGNNNYIPTVARSNFQPYGRDFLGGKPTGRFSNGRIATDFISEAFGIKPYIPAYLDPKYKISDFASGVSFASAATGYDNATSNVLSVIPLWRQLEYYEEYQKKLKAYVGESKAKESIGKSLHMTSLGTNDFLENYYAFSGRASEYTPSEYQNFLAGIAENFIKKLYSLGARKISLGGIPPMGCLPLERTTNFVDGNDCVSNYNNIALEFNNKLSMLTNKLNKDLPGIRLGFRWRQWHVVLLECLRWDMHAAGQVASVAWMLLNLCFGTLFIQQREQTASLQTTS encoded by the exons ATGGAAGTGCCTAGAAAGAAGCTGCAACGCACACCTATTTTGTCCATCTTCCTGTTGCTCTCACTGATCACCAGAGCTACTGCTAATAAGGTTCCGGCGATCATTGTCTTCGGCGATTCGTCTGTTGACGCCGGAAACAACAATTACATACCAACGGTTGCACGGAGCAATTTCCAGCCTTACGGCCGTGACTTTCTGGGAGGCAAGCCAACTGGGAGGTTCAGCAATGGGAGAATAGCGACAGATTTCATATCTGAAGCATTTGGGATAAAGCCATATATACCAGCATACCTGGATCCCAAGTATAAGATCTCAGACTTTGCCAGTGGAGTCTCTTTTGCTTCCGCTGCTACTGGCTATGACAATGCTACTTCCAATGTGCTG TCTGTGATACCACTATGGAGGCAGTTGGAGTACTACGAGGAATACCAAAAAAAACTTAAAGCCTATGTTGGAGAGAGCAAGGCAAAAGAAAGCATAGGCAAGTCATTGCACATGACAAGTCTAGGAACAAACGACTTCCTAGAGAACTATTATGCATTCTCTGGCAGAGCATCTGAATACACACCAAGCGAGTATCAAAATTTTTTGGCCGGAATTGCTGAGAATTTTATCAAGAAACTCTATAGTCTTGGTGCAAGGAAGATATCTCTTGGGGGCATTCCCCCCATGGGGTGTTTGCCATTGGAGAGAACCACAAATTTTGTTGATGGGAATGATTGTGTCTCCAATTACAATAACATAGCATTGGAGTTTAATAATAAGCTCAGCATGTTAACAAATAAGCTCAATAAGGACCTCCCTGGGATCAGATTG GGTTTCAGGTGGCGTCAATGGCATGTTGTGCTACTGGAATGTTTGAGATGGGATATGCATGCAGCAGGGCAAGTAGCTTCAGTTGCATGGATGCTTCTAAATTTGTGTTTTGGGACTCTTTTCATCCAACAGAGAGAACAAACAGCATCATTGCAAACTACATCGTGA
- the LOC107612196 gene encoding GDSL esterase/lipase At2g04570-like isoform X1, with the protein MEVPRKKLQRTPILSIFLLLSLITRATANKVPAIIVFGDSSVDAGNNNYIPTVARSNFQPYGRDFLGGKPTGRFSNGRIATDFISEAFGIKPYIPAYLDPKYKISDFASGVSFASAATGYDNATSNVLSVIPLWRQLEYYEEYQKKLKAYVGESKAKESIGKSLHMTSLGTNDFLENYYAFSGRASEYTPSEYQNFLAGIAENFIKKLYSLGARKISLGGIPPMGCLPLERTTNFVDGNDCVSNYNNIALEFNNKLSMLTNKLNKDLPGIRLVFSNPYDILLHIVQKPAQYGFQVASMACCATGMFEMGYACSRASSFSCMDASKFVFWDSFHPTERTNSIIANYIVKNALAQFLH; encoded by the exons ATGGAAGTGCCTAGAAAGAAGCTGCAACGCACACCTATTTTGTCCATCTTCCTGTTGCTCTCACTGATCACCAGAGCTACTGCTAATAAGGTTCCGGCGATCATTGTCTTCGGCGATTCGTCTGTTGACGCCGGAAACAACAATTACATACCAACGGTTGCACGGAGCAATTTCCAGCCTTACGGCCGTGACTTTCTGGGAGGCAAGCCAACTGGGAGGTTCAGCAATGGGAGAATAGCGACAGATTTCATATCTGAAGCATTTGGGATAAAGCCATATATACCAGCATACCTGGATCCCAAGTATAAGATCTCAGACTTTGCCAGTGGAGTCTCTTTTGCTTCCGCTGCTACTGGCTATGACAATGCTACTTCCAATGTGCTG TCTGTGATACCACTATGGAGGCAGTTGGAGTACTACGAGGAATACCAAAAAAAACTTAAAGCCTATGTTGGAGAGAGCAAGGCAAAAGAAAGCATAGGCAAGTCATTGCACATGACAAGTCTAGGAACAAACGACTTCCTAGAGAACTATTATGCATTCTCTGGCAGAGCATCTGAATACACACCAAGCGAGTATCAAAATTTTTTGGCCGGAATTGCTGAGAATTTTATCAAGAAACTCTATAGTCTTGGTGCAAGGAAGATATCTCTTGGGGGCATTCCCCCCATGGGGTGTTTGCCATTGGAGAGAACCACAAATTTTGTTGATGGGAATGATTGTGTCTCCAATTACAATAACATAGCATTGGAGTTTAATAATAAGCTCAGCATGTTAACAAATAAGCTCAATAAGGACCTCCCTGGGATCAGATTGGTATTTTCTAATCCATATGATATTTTGTTGCATATTGTTCAAAAGCCTGCCCAATATG GGTTTCAGGTGGCGTCAATGGCATGTTGTGCTACTGGAATGTTTGAGATGGGATATGCATGCAGCAGGGCAAGTAGCTTCAGTTGCATGGATGCTTCTAAATTTGTGTTTTGGGACTCTTTTCATCCAACAGAGAGAACAAACAGCATCATTGCAAACTACATCGTGAAGAACGCTTTAGCTCAATTCTTGCATTAA